A region of Polyodon spathula isolate WHYD16114869_AA chromosome 4, ASM1765450v1, whole genome shotgun sequence DNA encodes the following proteins:
- the LOC121314284 gene encoding lectin-like: protein MFPTAASFVVCIALALSRVAAQGDKKEEVVKREASMCDGSCLKGWSSFKNKCYQYVKDRKTWADAELYCLSLGGNLASIHSVEDNQAIQNLINNNDASNGYTWIGGSDCFKEGSWYWTDGSKWDYNNWNKGEPNNLGVENCLHLNFPVPGGWNDVACSNLYPSVCVSKESRA, encoded by the exons ATGTTTCCAACAGCGGCCTCATTTGTGGTTTGCATTGCCCTGGCTCTCAGCAGGGTTGCAG CtcagggtgacaagaaggaagaaGTGGTGAAGAGGGAAGCGTCAATGTGTGATGGTTCCTGTCTGAAGGGTTGGAGCAGTTTCAAAAACAAGTGCTACCAGTATGTAAAGGACAGGAAGACATGGGCTGATGCTGAG TTGTACTGCCTCAGTCTCGGAGGGAACCTCGCCTCTATACACAGTGTTGAAGACAACCAGGCCATCCAGAACCTGATCAACAATAATGACGCCTCAAATGGTTATACCTGGATCGGGGGTTCTGACTGCTTCAAG GAGGGGTCATGGTATTGGACCGATGGATCTAAATGGGACTACAACAATTGGAACAAGGGAGAACCAAATAATTTGGGAGTTGAAAATTGTCTGCATCTTAACTTTCCAG TTCCTGGAGGTTGGAATGACGTGGCCTGTAGTAATTTGTatccatctgtctgtgtgtctaaaGAGTCACGTGCATAA